The Molothrus aeneus isolate 106 chromosome 11, BPBGC_Maene_1.0, whole genome shotgun sequence genome segment tcctgctgcagggacagaggggttTTCCTTGGGACagacaggcacaggctctgctgggacaggagaGTGCAGAGACCTGAGCCTTGTGTGCTGCCTGTGCAAGTGGTTCTCctgccatggggacagctgTGCTCCAGAGGTGCTATGCTGGGAACATAAAGGGTTaaccagctctggcagcagcagttccAGGCAGTGTGGcttgctctgctcccagaaTTACCCCCTGTACATCCGGAGTGTCCCCACAGAGAACGAGCTGAAGTTCCACTACACCGTGCACACCTCCCTGGATGTGGTGGATGAGAAGATCTCAGCCATGGGCAAAGCCCTGGTGGACCAGAGGGAGCTCTACCTGGGGCTCCTCTACCCCACTGAAGACTACAAGGTGTATCTTTGTCAAGCCTTGGGCCAGGCCATTGTGGGTTTAATTTAATctcagaatatcctgagctgggagggatcatccagtccaaccccaccctgggcacccctgacAGCATTGTCCAGAggttcctggagctctggcagcctcggggctgtgcccattccctggggagcctgggcagtgcccagcaccctttgggggaagaacctttccctgatctccaccctaaacctgccctggcccagctgcagccattccctgggtgctgtccctgtcacagagagaacagctctgtgcctgcccctCATGAGGAGGTTCCCCCATGCTTCCTGTCAGTTTGTCCCTCTGGGCACAGTCCAGCCTGCTTTCTGGCtgtgtgggagcagctccttgaCCCCTGCCCAGCTATGGCTACGTGACCAACTCCAAGGTGAAGTTTGTCATGGTGGTGGATTCCTCCAacacagccctgagggacaACGAGATCCGCAGTGTGAGtgccccacagcacagcccccctggccctcccagctccccaggacTGCTGAGGAGCCAACAATTGATGGGTTCACCTCTCCTCCCTTTGCAGATGTTCCGGAAGCTGCACAATTCCTACACAGACATCATGTGTAACCCCTTCTACAACCCTGGGGACAGGATCCATTCCAGGTGAGTGGCCTGTCCACATGGATCTCTGACACCTTCCTGGCATTTTCAGGGCACCTCTGATGCCACAGGACCAACCTGTGGTTGGCCAGTTCAGGTGTGTGCTCTAGGAGCCTTAATGAGAACAGTGGTGTTGGTTTGGGGCCGTTCCTACTCATGAAAAACTGATGGTGTCATAAAAAGTTCTACTGAATTCTCACACCCTCAGAACTGGGGTTACAAACATTAAGccaagaaaatgtatttttggggggagaaaaaaactaCCTGAAAATAGAGGTAACAatagttggacttgatggtcctAGAGGTGTTTTGCAAATTTAATAATTGTGAATATTAAAGTGTAGTAAGTAGAACAGGTTAAAGAGTGAACAAGTGCCCTTGTCCAGGGTTTATCCTTGGGTAGGGACAAACATTCAGCACATGGAATTCCTCACCTGTGAGGGTCAGTGTCCCCCATTCCCATTGTAACCTCACAGGGAATTTCAATAAACTGGGAGTTTCTGTGGCCTTGGCAAGAACAACTttgcagccacagagcagcagccaagaTAAGACCTGTCCTTACCTCAGCTTAATTAAAAGTCATTAATCCCTCAACAGCTTGTGCTGTAAAGAGGAAAACCTCATGTCCAGCTTACAGaaagccaggcagagcagaggcagggtgAGAAGGTGGTTTTGTTACAAAAGCTGTGCAGAATGAGCTGCTTCCTTTAATAATCTCTGTTTATTTCCCTCTCCAGGGCTTTTGATACCATGGTGAACTCCATGATGATGCAGGTGTGCTGAAGCCCTTCCCACCCCCCTGGGAAACATTCCCTGTGTGCAGGAGCATGCCTGCAGTGCTGTAAATATTCCATTCTatgtaataatttaaatttgttCTGTGTAAAATAAACCTGACACCT includes the following:
- the TRAPPC2L gene encoding trafficking protein particle complex subunit 2-like protein, which produces MAVCIAVIAKENYPLYIRSVPTENELKFHYTVHTSLDVVDEKISAMGKALVDQRELYLGLLYPTEDYKVYGYVTNSKVKFVMVVDSSNTALRDNEIRSMFRKLHNSYTDIMCNPFYNPGDRIHSRAFDTMVNSMMMQVC